ATGCCGGTCAACCCTGACAGGTCGAGCATGCCCTGCAGACCTATGGCCCCGGAGTAGAGAATGATAGGCAGCAGGATCACCGCATAGGCGATCAGGAAGATCACGTTGGTGATCAGTTGAGTGCCGGCATCGAAGCGGATCGATAGCAGTTGGGGCAGAGTGGCAATGCCGCTCTTGAGAAAGCGTGGCAGGAAGAACAGCGCCAGCGCCACCAGGGCGATGACCGCCACGACCTCCCAGGCCATCACGGAGAGGCCATCGCTGAAGGCCGCCCCGTTGAGCCCCACCATCTGCTCGGTGGACAGGTTGGTCATCAGCAGTGAGCCGGCGATCAGCGGAAAGGTCAGGGAACGACCGGCCAGGAAATAGCCTTGGGTACTTTTATGGTCGTCGCGCCGGGTGATCCGCCAGGTGATGAAGGCGACCAGACCGGTAAAGAACACGAACGACGCCAGGGTCAGGGCATGCACGGTGGAATAATCCTTAAACTGCGGGCAAAAGCGGCGCCTTCAGCGTTTTTTTGCCAAGGAATGGAGTAACTTTACGAGCGTGGGGTGATGCTAGGGAGCCTTAGACTAAAGCTCTATGCATCTTTGGTCTAAGGCCTGCCATGGCGGCTAAGTTTGCCATCATTGTCGGCCTCTGTATGCGTCACCCTGGCTCGTCAGCATAGTGTTTATGCCCCGTTTTGCAGCCAGTTTGGTAGCCCCGTTTTTTAGCCCGGGTTCAAGCCCGCTCGTTAGGCGCGGCGCTTTAGGGCGATCTTCATGAACGGCTTGTGATCAACGTTCAATATATCAATCACCCCCCTAGGGGGATGGCCGGTGGCGGAGGTATCACACCGGCCAGCTGGCCGAACATCGGGCTGGCGGCCACCAGGAACCCAAGGCCGGCCAACAACTGACCGAGCCGTTTGCGACTCGGTTGACGTGCGATCGTCAGCCCCACCAGGCAGATGACCAGGCCCAGGGTGTGCAGCACCAGTGTCAGGGTGGGCAAGAGATCATGCAGTGGCATAGGGCGACCTGATGAGCGTGGCTTGGGGCCGGGTGGAGAGTCGGCTAGGATGGAAACAGGAATCCCATCATATCAAGGTGTTTCGGCCGCCGGCATTGCGGCCGTTATCAGCCCTGATCGTCATAGCCAAGGAGGAGAAGATCATGGCCGACGCCGGTCCCGAGGCGGTCATCGACTTCTGGTTCGAGGAGCTGACCCCCAAGCAGTGGTTCGCCAAGGACGAGGTCCTGGATGCCTTGATCGCGACGCGCTTCGAGCCGATCTGGAACGCCGCCTGTCGCGCCGAGCTGTGGACCTGGCGGGCGACGCCGCAGGGGCGTCTGGCCGAGATCCTGATACTGGATCAATTCTCGCGCAACATGCATCGCGATCATCCGATGGCCTTCGCTCAGGATGCACTGGCACTCGTGCTGGCTCAGGAGGCGGTGGCTCAGGGCGATGATCAGGCGCTGACGACCCGTCAGCGGCCCTTTCTCTATATGCCCTACATGCACAGCGAATCCCTGCTCGTTCATGAAGAAGCGCTGCGGCTCTTCGATCAGCCGGGTCTCGAGGAAAACCTGCGCTTCGAGCATCGCCATCGCGACATCCTCTTGCGGTTCGGGCGCTATCCGCACCGCAATGCCATCCTGGGTCGGGATTCCAGCGCCGAGGAACTGGCCTTTCTGGAGCAGCCGGGTTCAGGATTCTGAGTCGTTGGCATCGGGCATTGGAGTGCTCGACGCCATGTGGCCCGTTGTTTTGCAAGGCGTATCCGCGTGGATGAGCAGCCAGGGTATGATAGCGAGCAGACATTATTTTCAAGAGCGTGTTTCAGACGCCGCGCTTTCCGGGCACTGTGTCATGGACTGTGCTGTGGACTGTGTATAAGTACCGGTTATCAGTAGTATTTTATAAGCACCGTTTCGTGGGGGCTGTTATACAAGTACTGTGCAGTAAGTATGGTGTAGGAAGCACTGTGTCAGGGTCACCCTCTAAAAGTTGCTATCTGAAGGTAGTCAGGCAACACCTCACAGCAAAGGAGAGCATTCTATGGGAATCATTGCGTGGTTGATCATCGGTGGTCTGGCCGGCTGGATTGCCGGTAACATCATGCGTGGCGGCGGCTTCGGTGTGCTGGGTAACATCGGGGTCGGTGTGGTCGGCGCCCTGGTGGGCGGCTTCATGTTCAGCCTGCTGGGGCTATCCGCAGGCGGTTTCATCGGTTCGCTGGTCACGGCAACGGTGGGCGCCGTGGTTCTGCTGTGGATCATTTCCAAGGTCAAGAGTGGCTGACGCCATCGCCTTGCCTTGCCGCTTTATCGGCAGCATAAAAAACCGCCCGGCCAATTGGCCGGGCGGTTTCGTTTCAGGGCTGGTCCAGCCGCGTCATCCGCAGATGGCGATCAGGCGGTAGCGGCGCTCTTGCTGCCGACCAGTTCCTTGAGGGTCTCTTCGATGATGGCCAGGCCTTCCTCGAGGATCTCGTCCTCGATGGTGACCGGCATCAGGAAGCGGATGGTGTTGCCGTAAAGACCGCAGGACAGCAGGATCAGTCCCTTCTCGCGCGCCTTCTTGCAAAGGGCGCCTGCCAGGTCGGCATCCGGCGTGTGGTTGGCCTTGTCGGTCACCAGGTCGATGGCGGCCATGGCGCCCATGTTGCGACCGTTGTCGACACAGTCGAAGTCCTGCTGCCATTGCGCGAAGCGCTTGGCCAGCTTGTCACCCAGCGCCTGGCTCTTGCCGAGGATGTTTTCTTCCTCGAAGACTTCCAGCACCGCGAGGGTGGCCGCACAGGAGACCGGGCTGCCGGTATAGGTGCCGCCGAGAGAGTTGGGGCCGCAAGCGTCCATGACCGTGTCGGTACCCACGACAGCGGAGATCGGCATGCCGTCGGCCATGCTCTTGGCCATGGTGATGATGTCCGGCTCGACGCCGCTGTGCTCGATGGCGAACAGCTTGCCGGTACGACCGAAGCCGGACTGCACTTCGTCGATAATCATCATCATGCCGTGCTCGTCGCAGATTTCGCGGATCGCCTTGAGGAAGCTGGTCGGTGCCGGGTAGAAACCACCCTCACCGAGAACCGGTTCCAGCACGATGGCCGCGGTATCCTTGGGGTTGGCATCGGTCTTCAGCGCCATCTTCAGGCCGCGCAGGGCTTCATCTTCGCTGACGCCGTGGTACGGCACCGGATAGGGCGCCCGGAAGACGTTGCCCGGCATGCTGCCGAAATCGGTGGCGTAGGGCGCGACCTTGCCGTTCATGGCCATGGTCATGAAGGTACGGCCGTGGTAGCCGCCGTCGAAGCAGATGACGTTGTTCTTGCCGGTGGCGCCACGAGCGATCTTGACCGCGTTTTCCAGCGCCTCGGCACCGGAGTTGGCCAGCATGACCTTACCATGACCGCGCACCGGAGTGACCTGGCTAAGCTTCTCGGCGACCTTCACGTAGCCTTCATAGGGCATCACGGTCTGGCAGGTGTGCATCACCTTGTCGAGCTGGTCCTTGACGGCCTGCACGACCTTGGGATGGCGATGACCGATGTTGAGCACGCCGATGCCGCCGGCGAAATCGATGATGCGGTTGCCATCGGCATCCCAGATCAGGGCATTCTCGGCACGGTCGGCAAACTGAGTGGCCGGGCTGGCGGCGCCGTTGGCTACGTAGCGCTGCTTGAGTTCGTTGAGTTGGGCGTTATTCATCAATCTCTCCTGTCAGAGTCACCTGGCGCTCAGAGGCCGCCAATACAGACGTACTTAAGTTCAGTGTAGTCGTCCAGTCCGTGACGTGATCCCTCACGGCCAAGCCCGGATTCCTTGATGCCGCCGAAGGGGGCCAGCTCGGTCGAGAGGATCCCTTCGTTGATTCCCACCATGCCATATTCCAGCGCCTCCATCACATGCCAGATGCGGGCATAGTCACGGGCGTAGAAGTAGGCCGCCAGGCCAAACTCGGTGGCATTGGCCATGGCGATGGCCTCGGCATCGTCGGTGAAGCGGAAGACGGGTGCCAGGGGGCCAAAGGTCTCTTCCCGGGCGACCCGCATCTCAGGCGTCACGTCGGCAATCACCGTGGGCTGATAGAAGGTACCGCCAAGTGGGTGAGATTCGCCACCACAGATAAGACGGCCGCCATGTTCGAGCGCGTCACGCACGTGGGACTGCACTTTTTCCACGGCCGCCGCATTGATCAGCGGCCCCTGGTCTACACCTTCTTCGAGACCATTGCCGACACGAAGTTCGCCGACACGGGTGGCGAGCTTGTCGAGGAAGGCGTCATAGACACCGTCCTGAACCAGCAGGCGGTTGGTGCACACACAGGTCTGGCCTGAGTTGCGGAACTTGGAGGCGATGGCGCCTTCCACGGCGGCGTCCAGGTCAGCGTCGTCGAAGACGATGAAGGGCGCATTGCCGCCAAGCTCCATGGAGGCCTTCTTGACGGTGCCGGCACACTGCTCGAGCAGCTTCTTGCCGACCGGCGTGGAGCCGGTGAAAGAGACCTTGCGTACACGCGGGTCGGTGGTCAGCACTTCGCCGATCGCCGCCGGTTTGCTGGCGGTGACTACATTCAACACGCCGGCCGGCAGGCCGACGTCTTCGGCCAGCTTGGCCAGCGCCAGGGCGGTCAACGGGGTGGCTTCGGCGGGCTTGATGACCACCGTGCAGCCGGCGGCGAGGGCCGGGGCGACCTTGCGGGTGATCATCGCCAGCGGGAAGTTCCAGGGTGTGATGGCTGCAACCACGCCGATCGATTCACGCATCACCATCAGACGCTTGTCGTCGCTATGGCTGGGCAGGGTCTCACCGGCCATGCGCTTGGCTTCTTCGGCGTAGTATTCGATGAAGTTGGCGCCATAGGCCACTTCGCCCATCGACTCTGCCAGCGGCTTGCCCTGTTCCTGGGTCATCAGGCGAGCCAGCGACTCCTGATTCGCCATCACGGCGTCGAACCAGCGGCGCAGCAGCGCCGAGCGTTCCTTGGCGGAGCGCTTGCGCCAGTCAGGCCAGGCCGCCTCGGCGGCGGCCACGGCGTCGCGGGCCGCGTCGGCATCGAGGTCTGCGACCTCGGCGATGGTGTCGCCGGTAGCGGGGTTGGTCACGGCAAAGCGCGTCGGCGCCTCACACCACTGGCCGTTGATATAGGCATTGGACATCAGTAGATCGGACGACATCGTCGACAGGCCTCCAAGGGGTGTTGTCATCATATTCAACGAGTGTGCATTATTTAAAACAATCCGCCAAGCCTTATCGAAATGCTTCGTCAAGGCCCTTTATAAGCCGGCCCTTGGGGTTGGGTTCACACCGTTACGGATCAAGCGCATGGGCGCTCTGGGCCTATTTCCTGCCGATGCGCGTCGTGTCCCTGATAAGCTAGGCATCGGCGAATCCCCCAGTTTCCGCTAAACTAGGCGCCAAAAATTCCTATGTTGTCTTGATGACAAGCTGCGCGTGGTGAGGTGAGTCTTGGTCGATCCCCTGAGTGCCTGGTGGGCTCAACAACTGGTGCTGTGCGACTGGGCCTTTTCGCCCGACCCGACGGCCGTGGAACCGGACCTGGCGGTCCAGCGTCTGGCCGAAATGGAGGTGGCGGATCGCGGCGAGCTGGGCTGGCGGCTGATCGAGGCCTTTTCCCCCGGCGCGGTGAATCCGGTCGGCCACCTGGAAAGCCTTGAGCTGCTGGCCCTGGCGACGGCAGCCGGCTGGCTGCCCGTCGAACAGGCGCGTGCCTGGGTAGCCCTTATCGCCGCCGACATCTGCGCGCACTGCAACAGTCTCGAGGATTGGCTGGCCGTGCTCCGCCAGGCGCGCAGTGCGCTGGGCTGGGAGCGCGGTGACGATGGCTTCCTGGAGGCCTGCGCGGCCCTGTCGTCTCTGGAGCGCGAAGGCGCCGGCATTACCTGGGACCTGCTTGCCGAGACCGTCAGGCGGCGTCGTCAGGCGCCGCTGTGGCCGTCGGCTGCAGGAGACCGGGCCTGGCGACTGCGGGCCGCCTTTGCTCCCCTGCTGGTGACCGATGCCGATGAGGCGCTGGATGCCCCTCAGGCCCGTGCCTTTCTCGCCGATGAGTGGCAAATCAGTGACCGCGATGGTCTGGTGCGCCTCTTGCTGTGGCTGGCCGGGCAGGGCGATCGCTATGCCTGGGATCTGGATGCCACGCGGCTGCTCGAGGCATCGCGCGAGCAGCGTGAGGCTTGGCTTGCCGGGCAGAAGGGCGAAGCGACGGCCTCCGGCAAGGTGTTGCTGGGCTTCCTCGAGCGCGGCGAAACTCTGGAGTGGGCGGCCTGGGACTGGCTGCGGCTGGTCGACCTGGCCTATGCCGGCCTGGCGCTTGGCTGGCTCGACCAGGCCGAAGCACAGGCTTTTGCTCACCATGCCCTGGATTTGATCACGCGCCGCTACAGCGACTGGGTCGCGATGGTGACGGCCTATCAGCGTGGGCGCAGTCTCTTCGAGGGACGCGACAGCCTGGGCGAGCTCAACCGGGACTGGGGGCTGCTCTTGCAGTCACCGGCAAGCCCCTGGCGGGAGCCGCTCAAGACCCTGCAGGACCAAGATTGCCTTGAAGCATCGCGCATGGCGATGCGGGCCTGGCGCGCCGATGCGCGTCATTGGGTGTTGGCGCTGGCCTCGGTGCGCGAGCCCGAGCTGCTGCTGCGTCAGGGGCCGGCACCCTCAGTATCTGAACAGATCCGCAAAGAGGCGCGCCACTATCTTCAGGAGGTGCTCGGGCTCTACCCCGATGACGGCGTGGCCGGGCTCGCCCGCTACTGGCTGCCGGCGCAGGCGCATCACCTCAACCAACTGGCCGCTGATGCGGATCATGGCGCCCTGCCGAGTCTGACCACGCCCTTTGGTCAGCCCGTCGCGGAAGGGCTTGCCCAGCGCGATGCTCTGCGGGGCTGCAGCCGTTTCTCGGCCACCGTTCACATGGCCGAGAAGTATGCCTTCTACCTGCAGATGGCCGGTGACAGCGAAGAGTTCGAGGTCGAAGGCCTGTCACGACTGGCGGCGTCGCTGCGCGGCGTGCTGTGCCACTTCTACCCGGATGCACGCCGGCTGCTCAACGCCTGGGCCTGTTGGGAAGCCGCACTGCCCGAGCCGCCGCTCGAGCACAGCACCCCGGTATCGCTGGCCCACGAGATTCGTTGGCATCGGGACGACCCCGGGAGCCCCTTTCACTGGCTCGACTGGCGGGCAGGGGACAGCTGGCAGGAACCCGGCCCAAGGCTCAGCCTGCCAAGCTTCACTGCCCTTGCCTTGGTGGGGCCGCTCAACGGCGGCGCTTGGAGTGAGCCACTGCCCGAGAGCGATCGTGAGGTGGAGGCCATCCGGGAGTGGATAGATGGTCATTACGGCCTGCAGGACGGCGAG
Above is a window of Halomonas sp. I5-271120 DNA encoding:
- a CDS encoding DUF924 family protein, giving the protein MADAGPEAVIDFWFEELTPKQWFAKDEVLDALIATRFEPIWNAACRAELWTWRATPQGRLAEILILDQFSRNMHRDHPMAFAQDALALVLAQEAVAQGDDQALTTRQRPFLYMPYMHSESLLVHEEALRLFDQPGLEENLRFEHRHRDILLRFGRYPHRNAILGRDSSAEELAFLEQPGSGF
- a CDS encoding GlsB/YeaQ/YmgE family stress response membrane protein is translated as MGIIAWLIIGGLAGWIAGNIMRGGGFGVLGNIGVGVVGALVGGFMFSLLGLSAGGFIGSLVTATVGAVVLLWIISKVKSG
- the gabT gene encoding 4-aminobutyrate--2-oxoglutarate transaminase → MNNAQLNELKQRYVANGAASPATQFADRAENALIWDADGNRIIDFAGGIGVLNIGHRHPKVVQAVKDQLDKVMHTCQTVMPYEGYVKVAEKLSQVTPVRGHGKVMLANSGAEALENAVKIARGATGKNNVICFDGGYHGRTFMTMAMNGKVAPYATDFGSMPGNVFRAPYPVPYHGVSEDEALRGLKMALKTDANPKDTAAIVLEPVLGEGGFYPAPTSFLKAIREICDEHGMMMIIDEVQSGFGRTGKLFAIEHSGVEPDIITMAKSMADGMPISAVVGTDTVMDACGPNSLGGTYTGSPVSCAATLAVLEVFEEENILGKSQALGDKLAKRFAQWQQDFDCVDNGRNMGAMAAIDLVTDKANHTPDADLAGALCKKAREKGLILLSCGLYGNTIRFLMPVTIEDEILEEGLAIIEETLKELVGSKSAATA
- a CDS encoding NAD-dependent succinate-semialdehyde dehydrogenase, translating into MSSDLLMSNAYINGQWCEAPTRFAVTNPATGDTIAEVADLDADAARDAVAAAEAAWPDWRKRSAKERSALLRRWFDAVMANQESLARLMTQEQGKPLAESMGEVAYGANFIEYYAEEAKRMAGETLPSHSDDKRLMVMRESIGVVAAITPWNFPLAMITRKVAPALAAGCTVVIKPAEATPLTALALAKLAEDVGLPAGVLNVVTASKPAAIGEVLTTDPRVRKVSFTGSTPVGKKLLEQCAGTVKKASMELGGNAPFIVFDDADLDAAVEGAIASKFRNSGQTCVCTNRLLVQDGVYDAFLDKLATRVGELRVGNGLEEGVDQGPLINAAAVEKVQSHVRDALEHGGRLICGGESHPLGGTFYQPTVIADVTPEMRVAREETFGPLAPVFRFTDDAEAIAMANATEFGLAAYFYARDYARIWHVMEALEYGMVGINEGILSTELAPFGGIKESGLGREGSRHGLDDYTELKYVCIGGL
- a CDS encoding YbeU/YbeR family protein, whose protein sequence is MVDPLSAWWAQQLVLCDWAFSPDPTAVEPDLAVQRLAEMEVADRGELGWRLIEAFSPGAVNPVGHLESLELLALATAAGWLPVEQARAWVALIAADICAHCNSLEDWLAVLRQARSALGWERGDDGFLEACAALSSLEREGAGITWDLLAETVRRRRQAPLWPSAAGDRAWRLRAAFAPLLVTDADEALDAPQARAFLADEWQISDRDGLVRLLLWLAGQGDRYAWDLDATRLLEASREQREAWLAGQKGEATASGKVLLGFLERGETLEWAAWDWLRLVDLAYAGLALGWLDQAEAQAFAHHALDLITRRYSDWVAMVTAYQRGRSLFEGRDSLGELNRDWGLLLQSPASPWREPLKTLQDQDCLEASRMAMRAWRADARHWVLALASVREPELLLRQGPAPSVSEQIRKEARHYLQEVLGLYPDDGVAGLARYWLPAQAHHLNQLAADADHGALPSLTTPFGQPVAEGLAQRDALRGCSRFSATVHMAEKYAFYLQMAGDSEEFEVEGLSRLAASLRGVLCHFYPDARRLLNAWACWEAALPEPPLEHSTPVSLAHEIRWHRDDPGSPFHWLDWRAGDSWQEPGPRLSLPSFTALALVGPLNGGAWSEPLPESDREVEAIREWIDGHYGLQDGEALREFLDYLLTVGDRQEYQINYAPYTLNAARLKAEIAILESDDCSEDERNHLLRLKRVRDNDAGCNAFDMAAWDIAQAVDLAIAGRQLAWLSEAQFSSALDRASALAAKHYPGWQAYARGLYAGFSFFMGETDERKAFLSSFREALVGWLTGAPPLAGPWASLDFPGARPRHWAPMHIDTLPGDARTLH